The following proteins are encoded in a genomic region of Helicobacter macacae MIT 99-5501:
- the pheA gene encoding prephenate dehydratase translates to MQDKDLQALRSQIDTIDEKILNLLESRLHIVTQIGKTKIQNKASIYRPEREREIIKRLSTHKLAHLNTSAIEAIYHEIFAISRNLELPEKVAYLGPLGSYTHQAAAKRFGALSQYLPINNISSIFKTLQSSQAKYGVVPIENNTNGIVGETIDNLANSSLKIIAEIILPIHHSFASLCENLSQIKRIYSKDIAFGQCDSFINAHNLLHLEQIPTESTAKAAQLAKADKQSAAICSQIAAKIYEIPIMFSNVQNHSGNKTRFVIISDFSNERSGNDKTSIFATLKGFEKSGTLLKFLKDFEDAKINLTKIDSRPVRSSNATNQSKKGDFSSGFYIDFDGHRDDEKVAEILEKWSGQVKWLGSYPKMD, encoded by the coding sequence ATGCAAGACAAAGACTTGCAAGCCTTGCGAAGCCAAATCGACACCATAGATGAAAAAATCCTAAACCTACTAGAATCAAGGCTACACATCGTAACCCAAATCGGCAAAACTAAAATCCAAAACAAAGCAAGCATATATCGCCCCGAGCGAGAGAGAGAAATCATCAAGCGACTTAGCACACACAAGCTAGCCCACCTAAACACTAGCGCGATAGAAGCGATTTATCACGAGATTTTCGCTATCTCGCGCAATCTGGAATTGCCCGAAAAAGTCGCTTATCTAGGACCGCTAGGAAGCTACACTCATCAAGCCGCAGCCAAGCGATTTGGCGCACTAAGCCAATACCTGCCGATAAACAACATTAGCTCAATATTTAAAACCCTCCAATCCTCCCAAGCCAAATACGGCGTAGTGCCGATAGAAAACAACACAAATGGCATAGTGGGCGAGACAATCGACAATCTAGCAAACTCTAGCCTAAAAATCATCGCAGAGATTATCCTACCTATTCATCATAGCTTTGCCTCTCTTTGTGAAAATCTAAGCCAAATAAAGAGAATCTACTCCAAAGACATAGCTTTTGGGCAGTGCGATAGCTTCATAAACGCTCACAATCTACTTCACTTAGAGCAAATCCCCACAGAATCCACCGCAAAAGCCGCACAGCTCGCCAAAGCGGATAAGCAAAGCGCGGCGATATGCTCACAGATTGCTGCAAAAATCTATGAGATTCCTATAATGTTTAGCAATGTCCAAAATCATAGTGGCAACAAGACGCGCTTTGTCATCATAAGTGATTTTAGCAATGAGCGCAGTGGCAATGACAAAACCTCTATTTTTGCCACGCTAAAGGGGTTTGAAAAATCTGGCACACTGCTTAAGTTTCTAAAAGATTTTGAAGATGCCAAAATCAATCTAACCAAAATCGACTCTCGCCCCGTGCGCTCCTCAAACGCGACAAACCAAAGCAAAAAGGGGGATTTTAGCTCGGGCTTTTATATCGACTTTGATGGGCATAGAGATGATGAAAAAGTCGCAGAGATTTTGGAAAAATGGAGTGGGCAAGTCAAATGGCTTGGCAGCTATCCCAAAATGGACTAG
- a CDS encoding DUF2156 domain-containing protein, translated as MEFIPITLESRQVLQPYLQSEDYEISDIVFGNLYLWKHAREITYAIESDCVVVQTRYEGEKPYFFYPFGSGGKESALRALDKYLRDKNLPPRFESIESKNIDSIKSVFSQVEFEPRVARFDYVYSVQELIKLEGRKFHKKKNHLNQFLQNNEGKWSYENISSSNADEILSRGKEWLEANPNKNQALEIEFVGITNTLKEYENLGLKGGAVRLESEIIAFSFGEVMSQKMAVVHIEKANPLIAGAYQIINRELLANEFSTLELINREEDLGIEGLRRAKKSYNPIKMVEKYGTK; from the coding sequence ATGGAGTTTATCCCTATCACACTAGAATCTAGGCAGGTTTTGCAACCCTATTTGCAAAGCGAGGATTATGAGATTTCAGACATTGTCTTTGGGAATCTATACCTTTGGAAGCACGCAAGGGAAATCACTTATGCGATTGAGAGTGATTGCGTGGTGGTGCAGACGCGCTATGAGGGCGAGAAGCCCTACTTTTTTTATCCATTTGGCAGTGGAGGCAAAGAGAGTGCCCTGCGTGCTTTGGATAAATATTTGCGTGATAAAAATCTACCCCCGCGCTTTGAGTCGATAGAATCTAAAAATATTGATTCTATAAAATCCGTGTTTAGCCAAGTAGAGTTTGAGCCACGAGTTGCGCGCTTTGACTATGTGTATAGCGTGCAAGAGCTTATCAAACTTGAGGGGCGAAAATTTCACAAGAAAAAAAATCATCTAAATCAGTTTTTGCAAAATAATGAGGGCAAATGGAGCTATGAGAACATAAGCTCTAGCAATGCAGATGAGATTTTATCGCGTGGCAAAGAGTGGCTGGAGGCAAATCCAAACAAAAATCAAGCACTAGAAATTGAGTTTGTAGGAATCACAAACACGCTAAAAGAGTATGAAAATCTAGGGCTAAAAGGTGGAGCGGTGCGACTAGAAAGCGAAATCATAGCTTTTAGCTTTGGGGAAGTGATGAGCCAAAAAATGGCAGTGGTGCATATCGAAAAGGCAAACCCACTCATAGCAGGCGCGTATCAAATCATCAATAGAGAGCTTTTAGCAAATGAGTTTAGCACACTAGAACTCATAAATAGAGAGGAGGACTTGGGCATAGAGGGGCTAAGGAGGGCAAAAAAAAGCTACAATCCCATAAAAATGGTAGAAAAATACGGCACTAAATAA
- a CDS encoding type ISP restriction/modification enzyme has product MSQAQHEILETYYQEIKALYETRATKELSFRTPLENLLKALKPSPSYTIIQEAKGKEAKIQESKQPKNDEVGDKKTNREQNQATEFAKAEFANNAKPDFDVYKKIDKADELSYNSLVGFIECKDIDKDLDTQSEQIKRYLEISPNIILTNYRRFILLSFGKVIYDTTLFDENLNKHLFTQESKDEFFTLISAFFADTSTQIKSKAELVKVLSSQSFYLSISLKNAYDEGSSAHSDSTSALFCEFWDKTYDTFKSVQKVDFSELDFCDIISQSIVYGLFVSFVESENIEIDKIDAHSLITLLPSHFKTLHEFIYFSLPNHAIPKRVLYVLDNVKKTLALLDKASMSKFLNLEIEKIAIYLYEDFLKEYDELRSTQKRKQGGVFYTPAPVVEMIVSALDELLISRFGKKQGFLDSEVKVLDFATGTGSFLASVFEKIISKEREAFRNDTIKHKFLRDIYGFEISFVAYIVARLKLGQILKNAGFSDFSDADFCIYLNNTLDLSKNANFTMSMPLLSLDDEWKKARDIKHNKNLLVILGNPPYNVKSSNKGEEILKLLDTYKQGLNETNIQPLDDDYIKFIRFAQWKLLEQRKPSSLFDTSNKGLLGFITNNSYLDGRTHRKMRESLAKSFDEIYILNLHGDSREDENVFDIRVGVCISIFVRHSDDSSLRASKASVAKQGEAEVSLVIHKKEIDCHESASADSRNDEATVIASKTKQSLDCPSPARGDYSLSPSPAEGDKGGGYAKVHYFSTKNNEILRRNNKFALLNDIAQNGLNTIKWQTLTLESPYFWFVPKTFDNVEYKNFWALASDKALGESRAIFEVCNCGTNSRKDNLLIQPSAIKIKEMLNDMQKLERESILQKYHFKETQDWTINKQRENFENPKEQDIIKIAYRPFDTQFIFYPLDKINKIIPRGDSRKEIMQHFLQGKNIGIGFEKGLDSQNVSFISDKMIEGHFIGGRTYIALLYRYDEIVGDKEGKVSKIVKIPNFTKEFSEFAHKHKVLKDKSPEQILAFIYANLFNPHYRTKYLEYLKIGFPRVDFEVSKSKFETFANLGQKLIDLHLMRLPAQEILPNMDFASIDFVGEFSSDMPIDSTQVTKRYENDTIALNKQLSIKGITKEIWQYKIGGYEVLKQWLKYRKNYQASKDELNGFLQTCHAIKASIYLQNELAKIK; this is encoded by the coding sequence ATGAGCCAAGCACAGCACGAGATTTTAGAAACCTACTATCAAGAGATAAAAGCCCTCTATGAGACACGCGCTACAAAAGAGCTTAGCTTTCGCACACCTTTAGAAAATCTGCTTAAAGCCCTAAAGCCAAGCCCTAGCTATACTATTATCCAAGAGGCAAAAGGCAAAGAAGCAAAAATCCAAGAATCAAAACAACCAAAAAACGATGAAGTGGGAGATAAAAAAACAAATAGAGAGCAAAATCAAGCCACCGAGTTTGCAAAAGCTGAATTTGCAAACAATGCAAAGCCAGATTTTGATGTGTATAAAAAAATCGATAAAGCCGATGAGCTAAGCTACAATAGCCTTGTGGGATTTATCGAGTGCAAAGACATAGACAAAGACTTAGACACGCAAAGCGAGCAAATCAAGCGATATTTAGAGATTTCGCCAAATATCATTCTCACAAACTATCGTAGGTTTATTTTGCTATCTTTTGGAAAAGTGATTTATGATACTACGCTTTTTGATGAGAATCTAAACAAACACCTTTTTACCCAAGAATCAAAAGATGAGTTTTTTACCCTCATTAGTGCGTTTTTTGCTGATACTAGCACACAAATCAAGTCCAAAGCTGAGCTTGTCAAAGTGCTTAGCTCACAAAGTTTTTATCTAAGCATATCGCTAAAAAATGCTTATGATGAGGGAAGTAGCGCACATAGCGATAGCACCTCTGCTCTATTTTGTGAGTTTTGGGATAAAACTTATGATACTTTCAAATCTGTCCAAAAAGTAGATTTTAGCGAGTTAGATTTTTGCGATATTATCTCTCAAAGCATTGTGTATGGGCTATTTGTCTCATTTGTAGAGAGCGAAAACATAGAGATAGACAAAATCGATGCGCACTCGCTCATCACTCTTTTGCCATCTCATTTTAAGACATTGCACGAGTTTATCTATTTTTCTTTGCCCAATCACGCGATTCCAAAGCGCGTGCTTTATGTGCTAGATAATGTCAAAAAAACCCTAGCCCTGCTTGATAAAGCAAGTATGTCAAAGTTTCTAAACCTAGAAATAGAAAAAATCGCTATTTATCTTTATGAGGATTTTTTGAAAGAATACGATGAGCTACGAAGTACACAAAAACGCAAGCAAGGGGGGGTTTTCTACACGCCTGCGCCTGTGGTAGAGATGATAGTTAGCGCACTTGATGAGCTACTTATCAGCAGATTTGGCAAGAAGCAGGGGTTTTTAGATAGTGAAGTCAAAGTGCTAGATTTTGCCACAGGGACGGGGAGCTTTTTGGCAAGTGTGTTTGAGAAAATCATATCAAAAGAGAGAGAAGCATTTAGAAATGATACGATTAAGCATAAGTTTTTGCGTGATATTTATGGCTTTGAGATTTCATTTGTTGCCTATATTGTCGCTAGGCTAAAGCTAGGGCAGATTCTAAAAAACGCAGGTTTTAGCGACTTTAGCGATGCGGATTTTTGCATATATCTAAACAACACTTTGGATTTAAGCAAGAATGCAAATTTCACGATGTCTATGCCTCTGCTAAGCCTAGATGATGAGTGGAAAAAAGCCCGAGACATAAAGCATAATAAAAATCTACTTGTGATTTTGGGCAATCCTCCCTATAATGTCAAGTCCTCAAACAAAGGCGAAGAGATTTTAAAACTCCTAGACACTTATAAGCAGGGGCTAAATGAGACAAATATACAGCCTTTAGATGATGATTATATAAAGTTCATTCGATTTGCACAATGGAAACTTTTGGAGCAAAGAAAGCCTAGCAGTCTTTTTGACACTTCAAACAAAGGTTTGCTAGGCTTTATCACTAATAATTCCTATCTAGACGGGCGCACTCATCGCAAAATGAGAGAATCTCTAGCCAAATCATTTGATGAAATCTATATCCTAAACTTACACGGCGATAGTAGAGAGGACGAAAATGTCTTTGACATTCGCGTGGGTGTTTGCATAAGTATTTTTGTGCGACATAGTGATGATTCGTCATTGCGAGCGAGCAAAGCGAGCGTGGCAAAACAAGGTGAAGCCGAAGTTTCTTTAGTAATCCACAAAAAAGAAATAGATTGCCACGAATCTGCTAGCGCAGATTCTCGCAATGACGAAGCCACCGTCATTGCGAGCAAAACAAAGCAATCGTTAGATTGCCCCTCCCCTGCTCGTGGCGACTATTCACTTTCCCCCTCCCCTGCGGAGGGGGACAAAGGGGGTGGGTATGCCAAAGTGCATTATTTCTCCACAAAAAACAATGAAATATTGCGCAGAAACAATAAATTTGCCTTGCTAAATGATATAGCACAAAATGGATTAAATACTATCAAATGGCAAACTTTAACCCTTGAATCGCCCTACTTTTGGTTTGTGCCAAAAACATTTGATAATGTGGAATATAAAAATTTTTGGGCTTTGGCTAGCGATAAGGCTTTGGGCGAATCTAGGGCGATTTTTGAAGTTTGTAATTGTGGAACAAACTCAAGGAAAGATAATCTACTTATACAGCCTAGTGCAATAAAAATCAAAGAAATGCTTAATGATATGCAAAAACTAGAGCGTGAATCGATTTTGCAAAAATATCACTTCAAAGAAACACAAGATTGGACAATCAACAAACAAAGAGAAAACTTTGAAAATCCAAAAGAGCAAGATATTATCAAAATCGCTTATCGTCCTTTTGATACACAATTTATTTTTTACCCACTAGATAAAATCAACAAAATTATCCCGCGTGGCGATAGTCGCAAAGAAATAATGCAACACTTCTTGCAAGGTAAAAATATAGGAATTGGCTTTGAAAAAGGGCTAGATTCCCAGAATGTAAGTTTTATTAGCGATAAAATGATAGAGGGACATTTTATTGGAGGTAGAACTTATATTGCGCTACTTTATCGCTATGATGAAATAGTGGGCGACAAAGAGGGAAAAGTAAGCAAAATAGTTAAAATCCCCAATTTTACAAAAGAGTTTAGTGAATTTGCACATAAGCATAAAGTGCTAAAAGACAAAAGCCCAGAGCAGATTTTGGCTTTTATTTACGCGAATTTATTTAACCCACATTATCGCACGAAGTATTTAGAATACCTAAAAATCGGCTTTCCACGAGTGGATTTTGAAGTAAGCAAATCAAAATTTGAAACCTTTGCAAATCTTGGGCAAAAGCTCATAGACTTGCATTTGATGAGATTGCCCGCCCAAGAGATTTTGCCAAATATGGATTTTGCTAGTATTGATTTTGTAGGAGAGTTTTCAAGCGATATGCCCATAGACTCTACTCAAGTAACCAAACGATATGAAAACGACACAATCGCCCTAAACAAACAACTATCAATCAAAGGCATAACAAAAGAGATATGGCAATACAAAATCGGTGGCTATGAGGTGCTAAAGCAGTGGCTAAAATATCGCAAAAACTATCAAGCAAGCAAAGATGAGCTAAATGGATTTTTGCAAACTTGCCACGCAATAAAAGCTAGTATCTACCTCCAAAATGAGCTAGCCAAAATCAAATAA
- the typA gene encoding translational GTPase TypA encodes MQNTQKIRNIAVIAHVDHGKTTLVDGLLSQSGTFSEREKIDERVMDSNDLEKERGITILSKNTAITYKDTKINIIDTPGHADFGGEVERVLKMVDGVLLLVDAQEGVMPQTKFVVKKALGFGIRPIVVVNKIDKPAAEPDRVVDEVFDLFVAMGASDEQLDFPVIYAAARDGYAIKNLEDEKKNLEPLFEAILECVSAPSGSSENPLQMQIFTLDYDNYVGKIGIARVFNGVVKKGESVMLAKGDGTKEVGKITKLIGFMGLARTEIETAGAGDIVAIAGFNAVDVGDSIVDKDNPMPLDPMHLEEPTMSVYFAVNDSPLAGTEGKHITANKIKDRLLKEMQTNIAMRCEEMGEGKFRVSGRGELQITILAENLRREGFEFSISRPEVIVKDIDGVKCEPFEHLVIDTPQDFSGTIIERLGRRKAEMKAMNPMGDGFTRLEFEIPARGLIGYRSEFLTDTKGEGVMNHSFLEFRAFSGSVESRKNGALISMEAGEATGFSLFNIQERGTLFIAPQAKVYVGMVIGEHSRDNDLDVNPIKAKHLTNMRSSGADEAIKLVPPRDLTLERALEWIEEDEILEITPLNLRIRKKILEPNARKRANAKAK; translated from the coding sequence ATGCAAAATACCCAAAAGATTCGCAATATCGCCGTTATCGCACACGTCGACCACGGCAAAACAACTTTGGTTGATGGACTACTAAGCCAATCAGGCACATTCAGTGAGCGCGAAAAAATCGATGAGCGCGTAATGGATAGCAACGACTTAGAAAAAGAGCGCGGAATCACAATCCTATCCAAAAACACCGCCATAACCTACAAAGACACAAAAATCAACATTATCGACACGCCCGGACACGCGGATTTTGGCGGGGAAGTGGAGCGCGTGCTAAAAATGGTAGATGGCGTGCTTTTGCTTGTCGATGCGCAAGAGGGCGTAATGCCACAGACCAAATTTGTCGTAAAAAAGGCACTAGGCTTTGGAATCCGCCCCATTGTCGTGGTGAATAAAATCGACAAACCCGCTGCCGAGCCTGATAGGGTGGTCGATGAAGTGTTTGATTTGTTTGTGGCTATGGGAGCGAGTGATGAGCAATTAGACTTCCCCGTGATTTATGCGGCTGCACGCGATGGCTATGCTATCAAGAATCTAGAAGATGAAAAAAAGAATTTAGAGCCGTTGTTTGAGGCGATTTTGGAATGCGTGAGTGCGCCTAGTGGAAGCAGTGAAAACCCCTTGCAAATGCAGATTTTCACGCTTGATTATGATAACTATGTGGGCAAAATCGGCATTGCGCGGGTGTTTAATGGCGTTGTCAAAAAGGGCGAATCCGTAATGCTCGCCAAAGGGGACGGCACAAAAGAAGTTGGCAAAATCACAAAGCTCATCGGCTTTATGGGACTAGCTAGAACCGAAATCGAAACCGCTGGAGCTGGGGACATCGTGGCGATTGCGGGATTCAATGCCGTTGATGTGGGCGATTCGATTGTGGATAAGGATAATCCAATGCCACTTGACCCTATGCACTTAGAAGAGCCCACGATGAGCGTGTATTTCGCGGTAAATGATAGCCCACTAGCTGGGACAGAGGGCAAACATATCACGGCAAATAAGATTAAAGATAGGCTTTTAAAAGAAATGCAGACAAATATCGCAATGCGCTGTGAGGAAATGGGCGAGGGGAAATTCCGCGTGAGTGGGCGCGGGGAGCTACAAATCACTATTTTGGCGGAGAATCTGCGTAGAGAGGGCTTTGAGTTTAGTATTTCCCGCCCTGAAGTGATTGTCAAAGATATTGATGGCGTGAAGTGTGAGCCCTTTGAACACCTAGTAATCGACACGCCTCAAGACTTTAGCGGGACGATTATCGAGCGACTTGGGCGCAGAAAGGCAGAGATGAAAGCGATGAATCCAATGGGCGATGGATTTACAAGGCTAGAGTTTGAAATCCCTGCACGGGGGCTTATTGGCTATCGTAGCGAGTTTTTGACAGATACAAAGGGTGAGGGTGTGATGAATCACAGCTTTTTAGAGTTTCGCGCATTTAGCGGAAGTGTGGAATCGCGCAAAAATGGTGCGCTCATCTCTATGGAAGCGGGAGAGGCGACAGGATTTTCGCTTTTTAACATTCAGGAGCGAGGAACTCTTTTCATCGCGCCACAGGCAAAAGTCTATGTGGGAATGGTGATAGGGGAGCATAGCCGTGATAATGACTTAGATGTCAATCCCATAAAGGCAAAGCACCTCACAAATATGCGCTCTAGTGGCGCAGATGAGGCAATCAAGCTCGTGCCACCACGCGATTTAACGCTAGAGAGAGCATTAGAGTGGATAGAAGAAGATGAGATTTTAGAAATCACGCCACTAAATTTGCGAATCCGCAAAAAGATTTTAGAGCCCAATGCAAGAAAAAGGGCAAATGCTAAAGCCAAGTAG
- a CDS encoding glycosyltransferase family protein, with product MGGKDLLGNKGLQERLAGRNLCGIKDSILDAFASRDFAQVMRLADLLDLQESSASDFGKSFDKDSSEDSSGNCGKNCGEDFGCDFGEDFIVAGAKELGEFTSSAIAISALEVAKATQAIGKITKQAVIFAKIAQKAHKDSQDKIPQDKSTQNEQDKSTQNILCDWIIQDKMAFYDLTLAKAYASNGNIEESKEILQNLAKPFLDFALQNRQCSAKSNAMDSSFADFGFVDCAWIKSHIDENIGGGGGDDTLAQNPSKNPAQNLPKTPSQNPAQNPPKNIDESPATNPIPSLNTNIAKEILCALAELHTALGELEKAEKIYKAILHSKWCLSEQDLQDMFDANGNLNPSAIRAIESLWRLYEKSSEQKCLEIFYEILRTLEGILANLKSTNEQIPYTSPNDSLPDMCQPLQERLTPLPRTIGQNDKQIKHLQGYINCMILPGIAFYLYCLYRDKESLNLYSELERFNQANSDFWSFYADTLWHSGAYQQAYDAFQKSISLRKNASALFSCGKMLLQLLESEEIYKEGLALYEHRLALLNETAKGKWALSLSHYEACRQDLARDKNALYGKVVFVYAEQGYGDTIMFSPALAKLCAMAKKVLFFPQSLLFRLFDTSLEMLKNNGNKDFENLHIIGSLPRDKNHKNSEVNPKLTAYQKESARLSGYEFDYAVPICSLPFLMDMSLQEWQSLPKPIVPISRKDSSAKSSAKKIALFWHTNSSGNFERFKRDIPLEILECAFRDSPHEIISFQVREVINGKKEDFIIPSFMQNRGENLLDWQDTYEALSDIDMIVSIDSALAHLGLALGIPTLVLLPIRFDWRWGRLESPKSPFYPHAHLLVWDSNQNDEKMLKRNKSTIQNIRKICDKVLQ from the coding sequence ATGGGTGGTAAAGATTTATTAGGCAATAAAGGCTTGCAAGAAAGGCTTGCGGGGCGAAATTTGTGTGGGATAAAAGATAGCATTTTAGACGCGTTTGCAAGTAGGGATTTTGCTCAAGTGATGAGGCTTGCAGACTTGCTAGATTTGCAAGAATCTAGCGCGAGTGATTTTGGCAAGAGCTTTGATAAGGATTCTAGCGAGGATTCTAGTGGGAATTGTGGTAAAAATTGTGGCGAGGATTTTGGTTGTGATTTTGGCGAGGACTTCATAGTCGCGGGAGCAAAAGAGCTAGGGGAGTTTACCTCAAGTGCGATTGCTATCAGTGCGCTTGAAGTGGCTAAAGCTACGCAAGCAATCGGCAAAATCACAAAGCAAGCAGTCATCTTTGCCAAAATCGCGCAAAAAGCACATAAGGATTCACAAGATAAAATCCCACAAGATAAAAGCACGCAAAACGAGCAAGACAAAAGCACGCAAAATATTTTGTGCGATTGGATTATCCAAGACAAAATGGCGTTTTATGATTTGACTTTGGCAAAAGCTTATGCAAGCAACGGCAATATAGAAGAGTCAAAAGAGATTTTGCAAAATCTTGCTAAGCCGTTTTTGGATTTTGCCCTGCAAAACAGGCAATGTAGTGCCAAATCTAATGCTATGGATTCTAGCTTTGCGGATTTTGGATTTGTAGATTGCGCGTGGATTAAATCTCACATAGATGAAAATATTGGGGGGGGGGGGGGCGATGATACTCTAGCACAAAACCCATCAAAAAATCCCGCGCAAAATCTCCCTAAAACCCCCTCCCAAAACCCTGCGCAAAATCCACCAAAAAACATTGATGAAAGTCCTGCTACAAACCCTATCCCAAGCCTAAACACGAATATAGCAAAAGAAATCCTCTGCGCCCTAGCCGAGCTACACACCGCACTAGGCGAGCTAGAAAAAGCAGAGAAAATCTACAAGGCGATTTTGCATAGCAAATGGTGTCTAAGCGAGCAAGACTTGCAAGATATGTTTGACGCAAATGGAAATCTAAACCCAAGTGCCATAAGGGCGATAGAAAGTCTATGGCGACTATATGAAAAAAGTAGCGAGCAAAAGTGCTTAGAGATTTTTTATGAGATTTTGCGCACTCTAGAGGGCATACTTGCAAATCTAAAATCCACAAATGAGCAAATCCCTTATACCTCGCCAAATGATAGCCTACCTGATATGTGCCAGCCATTACAAGAGCGACTAACCCCCCTCCCGCGCACTATCGGGCAAAACGACAAGCAAATCAAACACCTGCAAGGCTATATAAATTGTATGATATTACCGGGTATAGCCTTTTATCTCTACTGCTTATATCGCGACAAAGAATCCTTAAATCTCTACTCCGAGCTAGAGAGGTTCAATCAAGCAAATAGCGACTTTTGGAGCTTCTATGCCGATACGCTATGGCACAGTGGGGCTTATCAGCAAGCTTACGATGCGTTTCAAAAATCAATCAGCTTGAGGAAAAATGCTAGCGCACTTTTTAGCTGCGGTAAAATGCTTTTGCAACTACTAGAAAGCGAGGAAATCTACAAAGAGGGACTAGCACTCTATGAGCACAGACTAGCCTTGCTAAATGAGACAGCTAAAGGCAAGTGGGCACTTAGCCTATCACACTATGAGGCTTGTAGGCAGGATTTGGCGCGGGACAAAAACGCGCTATATGGTAAAGTAGTCTTTGTCTATGCCGAGCAGGGCTATGGCGATACGATAATGTTTAGTCCCGCACTTGCTAAACTGTGTGCTATGGCTAAAAAGGTGCTTTTCTTTCCACAAAGCCTGCTTTTTCGGCTATTTGACACTAGCTTAGAAATGCTAAAAAATAATGGCAACAAAGACTTTGAAAATCTACATATCATCGGTAGCCTCCCTAGAGATAAAAACCACAAAAATAGCGAGGTAAATCCAAAACTCACAGCATATCAAAAAGAAAGTGCAAGGCTTAGTGGATATGAGTTTGACTATGCCGTGCCGATATGCTCGCTTCCTTTTCTTATGGATATGAGCTTGCAAGAGTGGCAAAGCCTGCCAAAACCTATCGTGCCTATATCACGCAAAGATTCTAGCGCGAAATCTAGCGCGAAAAAAATAGCACTCTTTTGGCATACCAATAGCAGTGGGAATTTTGAAAGGTTTAAGCGAGATATTCCATTAGAGATTTTGGAGTGTGCCTTTAGGGATAGTCCGCACGAAATCATCTCTTTTCAAGTGCGCGAAGTGATAAATGGCAAAAAGGAGGATTTCATAATCCCTAGCTTTATGCAAAATCGTGGGGAAAATCTGCTTGATTGGCAAGATACTTATGAAGCCCTAAGTGATATTGATATGATTGTAAGCATCGATAGTGCGCTAGCACATCTTGGGCTAGCACTTGGGATTCCCACGCTTGTGCTATTGCCGATAAGGTTTGATTGGCGGTGGGGGAGGCTAGAGAGTCCTAAAAGTCCCTTTTATCCACACGCGCATTTGCTTGTGTGGGATAGCAATCAAAACGATGAAAAAATGCTAAAGCGCAACAAAAGCACAATCCAAAATATACGCAAAATCTGCGATAAGGTTTTGCAATAG